A window of the Kineococcus mangrovi genome harbors these coding sequences:
- a CDS encoding SRPBCC family protein encodes MSTVTATTTRRIDAPADRVLAALADYRGTRPHLLPEQFTDYEVLEGGQGPGTEVRWKLHATKKRVRDVLAVVTATDRHALVESDANSSLVTTWRVEDDGPDASEVVVTSEWDGASGVGGFFERTFAPRGLDRIYGELLDNLADAVAR; translated from the coding sequence ATGAGCACCGTGACCGCCACGACCACTCGACGCATCGACGCGCCCGCTGACCGCGTCCTCGCCGCTCTGGCCGACTACCGCGGGACGCGGCCGCACCTGCTGCCCGAGCAGTTCACCGACTACGAGGTGCTCGAGGGTGGCCAGGGGCCGGGCACGGAGGTCCGGTGGAAGCTGCACGCCACGAAGAAGCGGGTGCGCGACGTGCTCGCCGTCGTCACCGCGACCGACCGGCACGCCCTGGTCGAGAGCGACGCGAACTCCTCGCTGGTCACGACGTGGCGCGTCGAGGACGACGGACCCGACGCCTCCGAGGTCGTCGTGACGAGCGAGTGGGACGGGGCGTCGGGCGTCGGCGGCTTCTTCGAGCGCACCTTCGCCCCCCGCGGGCTGGACCGCATCTACGGCGAGCTCCTGGACAACCTCGCGGACGCCGTCGCGCGGTGA
- a CDS encoding Ppx/GppA phosphatase family protein, with the protein MSTRRVAAIDCGTNSLRLLVADVDPATGAAHELERTMEVVRLGQGVDRTGAFAPEALTRTFAALDRAAALLARHAPGAVRFVATSASRDVANRDEFAAGVRARLGVDPHVVTGQEEAALSFAGATADLADDGSPYLVVDLGGGSTELVLGDDVVRAARSLDMGSVRMTERHLHGDPPTPDEVAAARADVRSVLAGSDVPVERARTLVGVAGSVTTITAAAVDLAEYAPGCLHGVRLPLEQVLAACDRILRATRAERAAMPFVHPGRVDVIGAGALVWASVLEHVAERAGVTEVLTSEHDILDGIAVALARTA; encoded by the coding sequence GTGAGCACCCGCCGGGTCGCGGCGATCGACTGCGGCACGAACTCGCTGCGGCTGCTCGTCGCCGACGTCGACCCCGCCACGGGAGCGGCGCACGAGCTGGAGCGGACGATGGAGGTCGTCCGGCTCGGCCAGGGCGTCGACCGCACGGGCGCCTTCGCCCCCGAGGCCCTCACCCGCACCTTCGCCGCGCTCGACCGCGCCGCCGCCCTCCTCGCCCGGCACGCCCCGGGCGCCGTCCGGTTCGTCGCCACGTCGGCCTCCCGCGACGTGGCCAACCGCGACGAGTTCGCCGCGGGTGTCCGCGCCCGGCTCGGCGTCGACCCGCACGTCGTCACGGGGCAGGAGGAGGCGGCGTTGAGCTTCGCCGGCGCCACCGCCGACCTGGCCGACGACGGGTCCCCGTACCTCGTGGTCGACCTCGGCGGGGGGTCCACCGAGCTCGTCCTCGGCGACGACGTCGTGCGTGCCGCCCGCTCCCTGGACATGGGCTCGGTCCGCATGACCGAGCGCCACCTCCACGGTGACCCGCCGACCCCCGACGAGGTCGCCGCGGCCCGCGCCGACGTGCGGTCCGTCCTCGCGGGCAGCGACGTGCCGGTGGAGCGGGCCCGCACGCTCGTCGGGGTCGCCGGTTCGGTCACGACGATCACCGCCGCCGCCGTGGACCTCGCGGAGTACGCGCCCGGCTGCCTGCACGGCGTGCGGCTGCCGCTGGAGCAGGTGCTCGCGGCCTGCGACCGGATCCTGCGCGCGACGCGCGCCGAGCGCGCCGCGATGCCCTTCGTCCACCCCGGCCGCGTCGACGTCATCGGCGCCGGCGCCCTCGTCTGGGCGAGCGTGCTGGAGCACGTCGCCGAGCGGGCCGGCGTCACCGAGGTCCTCACGAGCGAGCACGACATCCTCGACGGCATCGCCGTCGCCCTCGCCCGCACCGCCTGA
- a CDS encoding DUF501 domain-containing protein, which produces MSSTPATQADLDSIAGRLGRVPRGVVAIAHRCSCGRPDVVETAPRLPDGTPFPTTYYLVDPIAAGAISTLEASGLMREMTDRIAADPDLAAAHRHAHEDLLRRRAALGDADVPEIAGISCGGMPTRVKCLHALVGHALAAGAGVNPIGDETLERLAADGGWPATCPHTAADA; this is translated from the coding sequence GTGAGCTCGACCCCCGCCACCCAGGCCGACCTGGACAGCATCGCCGGCCGGCTGGGCCGGGTCCCGCGCGGTGTGGTGGCCATCGCCCACCGCTGCTCCTGCGGCCGGCCCGACGTCGTCGAGACCGCGCCCCGGCTGCCCGACGGCACCCCGTTCCCCACGACGTACTACCTCGTCGACCCGATCGCCGCCGGCGCGATCAGCACCCTCGAGGCCTCCGGTCTCATGCGCGAGATGACCGACCGCATCGCGGCCGACCCCGACCTGGCGGCCGCCCACCGGCACGCCCACGAGGACCTGCTGCGCCGCCGCGCGGCGCTGGGTGACGCCGACGTCCCCGAGATCGCCGGCATCTCCTGCGGCGGCATGCCCACCCGCGTGAAGTGCCTGCACGCCCTCGTCGGCCACGCCCTCGCGGCCGGTGCGGGCGTCAACCCGATCGGCGACGAGACGCTGGAACGCCTCGCCGCCGACGGCGGCTGGCCCGCCACCTGCCCGCACACCGCGGCCGACGCGTGA
- a CDS encoding FtsB family cell division protein gives MSPADRRRTRGPRVLVLSAVVLLLAVFLLPSLQKWLEQRSEIGRLNARITQQQQDLAAARGEQARWDDDTFVVIQARERLRYVMPGEVPYVVDGPSDADRVSPQQAATTVPEPSAAWYENVWESLRLAGNPADAPPPGTPGLGSSSTTTR, from the coding sequence ATGAGCCCGGCCGACCGCCGGCGCACCCGCGGCCCCCGCGTCCTCGTCCTGTCGGCCGTCGTCCTGCTCCTGGCCGTCTTCCTGCTCCCCAGCCTGCAGAAGTGGCTGGAGCAGCGCTCGGAGATCGGGCGGCTCAACGCCCGGATCACCCAGCAGCAGCAGGACCTCGCCGCCGCCCGGGGCGAGCAGGCCCGCTGGGACGACGACACGTTCGTCGTCATCCAGGCCCGGGAACGGCTGCGCTACGTCATGCCCGGCGAGGTCCCCTACGTCGTCGACGGCCCCAGCGACGCCGACCGGGTGTCCCCGCAGCAGGCGGCGACGACCGTGCCCGAACCGTCGGCGGCCTGGTACGAGAACGTCTGGGAGTCGTTGCGCCTGGCCGGCAACCCCGCCGACGCGCCGCCCCCCGGCACCCCCGGGCTGGGGTCCTCCAGCACCACCACCCGCTAG
- the eno gene encoding phosphopyruvate hydratase, whose amino-acid sequence MATIEAVGAREILDSRGNPTVEVEVLLDDGTFSRAAVPSGASTGAYEANERRDGDKGRYLGKGVEQAVEAVIEEVGPALVGHDAHEQRLIDQVMLDLDGTPNKNRLGANAILGVSLAVAKAAASAADLPLFRYLGGPNAHVLPVPMMNIVNGGAHADTGVAIQEFMIAPVGAASFREALRWGAETYHALKSVLKSRGLATGLGDEGGFAPDLPSNKDALDLILEAIGKAGFTPGRDIALALDVAATEFLGEGGYDFEGSKRSAEWMTGYYEGLVAEYPLVSIEDPLSEDDWDGWVHITNALGAKLQLVGDDLFVTNPERLQKGIDLGAGNSMLVKVNQIGSLTETLDAVDLAHRSGFTTMMSHRSGETEDTTIADLAVAVGSGQIKTGAPARSERVAKYNQLLRIEEELDDAARYAGAKAFPRSAGFTGRA is encoded by the coding sequence GTGGCCACCATCGAGGCCGTCGGAGCTCGCGAGATCCTTGACTCGCGCGGCAACCCCACCGTCGAGGTCGAGGTCCTCCTCGACGACGGGACTTTCTCGCGGGCGGCCGTGCCGTCCGGCGCCTCCACCGGCGCCTACGAGGCCAACGAGCGCCGCGACGGCGACAAGGGCCGCTACCTGGGCAAGGGCGTGGAGCAGGCCGTCGAGGCCGTCATCGAGGAGGTCGGACCGGCCCTCGTCGGCCACGACGCCCACGAGCAGCGCCTCATCGACCAGGTCATGCTCGACCTGGACGGCACGCCGAACAAGAACCGCCTCGGCGCCAACGCGATCCTCGGCGTCTCCCTCGCGGTGGCCAAGGCCGCCGCCTCGGCCGCCGACCTGCCGCTGTTCCGCTACCTCGGCGGCCCCAACGCGCACGTCCTGCCCGTGCCGATGATGAACATCGTCAACGGCGGCGCCCACGCCGACACCGGTGTGGCCATCCAGGAGTTCATGATCGCCCCCGTCGGCGCGGCCTCCTTCCGCGAGGCGCTGCGCTGGGGCGCGGAGACGTACCACGCGCTGAAGTCGGTCCTGAAGTCCCGCGGCCTGGCCACCGGCCTGGGGGACGAGGGCGGGTTCGCGCCCGACCTGCCGAGCAACAAGGACGCCCTCGACCTCATCCTCGAGGCGATCGGCAAGGCCGGCTTCACCCCCGGCCGCGACATCGCGCTGGCGCTGGACGTCGCCGCGACCGAGTTCCTCGGCGAGGGCGGCTACGACTTCGAGGGCTCGAAGCGCTCGGCGGAGTGGATGACCGGCTACTACGAGGGCCTCGTCGCCGAGTACCCCCTGGTCTCCATCGAGGACCCGCTGTCCGAGGACGACTGGGACGGCTGGGTGCACATCACCAACGCGCTCGGCGCCAAGCTGCAGCTGGTCGGCGACGACCTGTTCGTCACCAACCCCGAGCGCCTGCAGAAGGGCATCGACCTCGGCGCGGGCAACTCCATGCTCGTGAAGGTCAACCAGATCGGTTCGCTCACCGAGACCCTCGACGCGGTCGACCTGGCCCACCGCAGCGGCTTCACCACGATGATGAGCCACCGCTCGGGCGAGACCGAGGACACCACGATCGCCGACCTCGCCGTCGCCGTCGGGTCCGGCCAGATCAAGACCGGCGCCCCGGCCCGCTCCGAGCGCGTCGCGAAGTACAACCAGCTCCTGCGCATCGAGGAGGAGCTGGACGACGCGGCCCGCTACGCCGGCGCCAAGGCGTTCCCGCGCTCGGCCGGTTTCACCGGGCGCGCCTGA